In the Enterococcus saigonensis genome, one interval contains:
- the epsC gene encoding serine O-acetyltransferase EpsC — translation MGWGKRAIQAAKENDPAARHTLEIILTYPGIHALFWHRFEHFLYNHKLFLWARLSSQFQRFLTGIEIHPGAKIGQGVFIDHGMGVVIGETAEIGDDVVLFHGVTLGGTGKHGGKRHPTVKSGAMISANAQILGPVTIGKNAKIGAGAVVLKNIPDEATAVGVPAKVVRIAGKKVEL, via the coding sequence ATGGGATGGGGGAAACGTGCGATTCAAGCGGCCAAGGAAAATGATCCAGCGGCCCGACACACATTGGAAATTATTTTGACGTATCCGGGTATTCATGCGTTGTTTTGGCATCGCTTTGAACATTTTTTGTACAACCATAAGTTGTTTTTGTGGGCGCGGCTTAGTTCGCAATTTCAGCGCTTTTTAACCGGTATTGAAATCCATCCCGGAGCAAAAATTGGTCAAGGCGTCTTTATTGATCATGGTATGGGGGTAGTGATTGGTGAAACAGCAGAAATTGGCGATGATGTGGTTTTATTTCATGGAGTTACGCTAGGTGGCACTGGTAAACATGGTGGGAAACGACATCCAACGGTTAAATCTGGTGCGATGATTTCTGCTAATGCGCAAATTTTAGGACCTGTAACAATTGGTAAAAATGCGAAAATTGGTGCTGGGGCAGTTGTATTAAAAAATATTCCAGATGAAGCAACGGCGGTAGGGGTACCGGCTAAAGTTGTGCGAATTGCAGGAAAGAAGGTTGAATTATGA
- the cysS gene encoding cysteine--tRNA ligase, translating to MIKIYNTMTREKEEFKPIEANKVRMYVCGPTVYNYIHIGNARSTIAFDTIRRYFEYRGFEVNYVSNFTDVDDKIIRAAKELGVTAPEVAERFIHAFEEDTNALNVEPATLHPRVMDHIPDIINFITVLVEKGYAYESKGDVYYRTRKFENYGKLSDQSIDELEIGASQRTGAEQDIKEDPLDFALWKSAKPEEISWDSPWGKGRPGWHIECSVMATKHLGDTIDIHGGGQDLEFPHHENEIAQSEAKTGHTFANYWMHNGYVTIGEDDEKMSKSLGNFVTVHDLIQKVEPQVLRFFMATTQYRRPIRYSEATLKDAANNLQRLKTAYENANFRLATAQVDLTCDEGKLAELAELENRFVAEMDDDFNAANGITVVYELAKWLNMYAEKNEVSQVVLNAAIKKLQDWLAVFGIRFTRDELLDEEIEKLIAQRIEARQNKDFARSDEIRDRLKEQGIILEDTAQGTRWRREV from the coding sequence ATGATAAAAATTTACAATACCATGACGCGAGAAAAAGAAGAATTCAAACCCATTGAAGCCAACAAAGTGCGGATGTATGTCTGCGGCCCGACTGTTTATAATTATATCCACATCGGCAATGCCAGAAGTACAATTGCGTTTGATACTATCCGTCGTTACTTTGAATATCGAGGCTTTGAAGTAAATTATGTTTCTAATTTTACAGATGTTGACGACAAAATTATTCGTGCGGCGAAAGAACTAGGTGTCACAGCGCCAGAAGTAGCAGAACGATTTATTCATGCGTTTGAAGAAGATACCAATGCTTTAAATGTAGAACCGGCCACATTGCATCCACGCGTGATGGATCATATTCCAGACATTATAAATTTTATTACAGTTTTAGTAGAAAAAGGCTACGCCTATGAATCAAAGGGGGACGTTTATTATCGTACCCGTAAATTTGAAAATTATGGCAAGTTAAGCGATCAATCAATCGATGAATTGGAAATAGGTGCTAGTCAGCGGACAGGTGCTGAGCAAGATATTAAAGAAGATCCATTAGATTTTGCCTTATGGAAAAGTGCGAAACCTGAGGAAATATCCTGGGATTCACCGTGGGGGAAAGGACGTCCGGGGTGGCATATCGAATGTTCTGTTATGGCGACCAAACATTTAGGGGATACCATTGACATTCACGGTGGTGGTCAAGACTTGGAATTTCCGCATCATGAAAATGAAATTGCGCAAAGTGAAGCTAAAACCGGTCATACTTTTGCAAATTATTGGATGCACAATGGCTATGTAACCATTGGTGAAGATGATGAAAAAATGAGTAAATCACTGGGGAATTTTGTAACGGTTCACGATTTGATTCAAAAAGTTGAACCACAAGTTTTACGTTTTTTTATGGCAACAACGCAATATCGTCGTCCGATTCGATATAGTGAAGCAACGTTAAAAGATGCAGCCAATAATTTACAACGTTTAAAAACGGCATATGAAAATGCCAACTTCCGATTGGCCACAGCACAAGTTGATTTAACTTGTGATGAAGGAAAGCTTGCAGAGTTAGCAGAATTGGAAAACCGCTTTGTGGCAGAAATGGATGATGATTTTAATGCTGCCAATGGCATTACGGTAGTGTATGAATTAGCCAAATGGTTGAATATGTATGCTGAAAAAAATGAAGTTTCCCAAGTTGTCTTAAATGCTGCAATAAAAAAATTACAAGATTGGTTAGCCGTTTTTGGGATTCGTTTTACTCGCGATGAATTACTAGACGAAGAGATTGAAAAATTGATTGCACAACGAATTGAGGCACGTCAAAATAAAGATTTTGCTCGCAGTGATGAAATTCGCGATCGGTTAAAAGAACAAGGAATTATTTTGGAAGATACTGCACAAGGTACACGATGGAGACGAGAAGTATGA
- a CDS encoding Mini-ribonuclease 3, giving the protein MRDYTQLNGLALAYVGDAIYEVYIRDYLVSSGQSRPNQLHKQATHYVSAKAQAFLMNEMLGAGILSEDEELFYRRGRNSKSHTSAKNADITTYRIATGFESLMGYLHLLNKKERLEELIDWCIKKVGETNGK; this is encoded by the coding sequence ATGAGAGATTACACACAATTAAATGGCTTGGCACTAGCTTATGTGGGAGATGCAATTTACGAAGTCTACATTCGCGATTATTTGGTATCGTCTGGTCAAAGCCGCCCAAATCAATTGCACAAACAAGCAACCCACTATGTTTCTGCCAAAGCTCAGGCCTTTTTAATGAATGAAATGTTAGGTGCGGGTATTTTATCTGAAGATGAGGAATTGTTTTATCGTCGTGGACGCAATAGCAAAAGTCATACTAGTGCAAAAAATGCGGATATTACTACCTATCGCATTGCGACAGGCTTTGAATCATTGATGGGTTATCTGCACTTGTTAAACAAAAAAGAACGCTTAGAAGAGCTCATAGACTGGTGTATCAAGAAGGTAGGTGAAACAAATGGCAAATAG
- the rlmB gene encoding 23S rRNA (guanosine(2251)-2'-O)-methyltransferase RlmB, translating into MANRREDKPPKNQNRNFYGTRDKNRRGKNSNEKGNFRRKKADDFTGSQKTIAPVSSQATEVNENFVFGHHAVVEALKAGRGNKLFLAEDARGDKIEGLKILATEQAVPVKWVPKNKLDTMSDSGVHQGMVLAITPYEYLSLPELLEITKKENPFYLILDNLEDPHNFGSILRTADAAGVDGVIIPKHRAVGITPIVVKTSTGAVEHMPIARVTNLSQAVQQLKDTGFWIFGTAMEGTDYRKWNAKGKIGLIIGNEGKGMSAGLMKSVDELLTIPMVGHVQSLNASVASGLLMYQAFSQRAGE; encoded by the coding sequence ATGGCAAATAGACGAGAAGACAAACCGCCAAAAAATCAAAACCGGAATTTTTATGGCACAAGAGATAAAAACAGACGCGGGAAAAATTCTAATGAAAAAGGAAATTTTCGGCGTAAAAAAGCAGATGATTTTACCGGAAGCCAAAAGACAATTGCCCCTGTTAGTAGTCAAGCAACTGAAGTTAACGAAAATTTTGTCTTTGGTCATCACGCGGTAGTGGAAGCTTTAAAGGCTGGTCGCGGCAATAAACTTTTTTTAGCAGAAGATGCTCGTGGTGATAAAATCGAAGGCTTAAAAATATTAGCAACAGAACAAGCAGTACCGGTTAAATGGGTTCCAAAAAATAAATTAGATACGATGAGTGATAGCGGTGTTCATCAAGGAATGGTGCTCGCTATTACGCCATATGAATACCTTTCATTACCAGAGTTATTGGAAATTACAAAAAAAGAAAACCCATTTTATTTGATTTTGGATAATTTAGAAGATCCGCATAATTTTGGCTCAATTTTACGAACTGCCGATGCAGCGGGAGTCGACGGGGTGATTATTCCCAAACACCGTGCCGTCGGAATTACCCCAATTGTGGTGAAAACATCCACAGGTGCCGTAGAACACATGCCAATTGCCCGCGTGACTAACTTAAGTCAAGCCGTCCAACAGTTAAAAGATACTGGCTTCTGGATTTTTGGTACGGCAATGGAAGGAACAGACTATCGCAAATGGAATGCCAAAGGGAAGATAGGTCTTATTATTGGTAATGAAGGCAAAGGTATGAGTGCTGGCTTGATGAAGTCAGTTGATGAGCTGCTGACAATTCCAATGGTAGGACACGTACAAAGTTTAAATGCCAGTGTTGCCAGCGGTCTTTTGATGTATCAAGCCTTTAGTCAACGGGCAGGTGAATAG
- a CDS encoding NYN domain-containing protein produces MKKQLLIVDGYNMIGAWPELVSLKKAEKLEDARETLLSLLSNYAKYEGLEIIVVFDAQFVPGITQRYTKYQLQVIFTEEGETADSYIERVSGELNNALTQVTVATSDLAEQWVVFSQGALRTSARELYKTVQKTNKLIAEHQEDLKFSNFRRNSPWNEAQLSELQQKLQELSKKN; encoded by the coding sequence GTGAAAAAACAACTATTAATTGTTGATGGATACAATATGATTGGTGCCTGGCCGGAATTGGTTTCGCTAAAAAAGGCAGAAAAATTAGAAGATGCAAGAGAAACACTGCTTAGTTTATTGTCAAATTATGCCAAATACGAAGGTTTAGAAATCATCGTTGTGTTTGATGCCCAATTTGTACCAGGGATCACTCAGCGCTATACCAAATATCAGTTGCAGGTTATTTTCACCGAAGAAGGAGAAACTGCCGACAGTTATATTGAACGGGTTTCCGGAGAGTTGAATAATGCCTTGACACAAGTTACCGTCGCAACTAGTGATTTAGCAGAACAATGGGTAGTCTTTTCCCAAGGTGCTTTACGAACTTCTGCCCGTGAATTGTACAAAACAGTGCAAAAAACGAATAAATTAATTGCTGAACATCAAGAAGATTTAAAATTCAGCAATTTTCGGCGTAACTCTCCATGGAATGAAGCACAACTTTCGGAGTTGCAACAAAAATTGCAGGAATTAAGTAAAAAAAATTAA
- a CDS encoding sigma-70 family RNA polymerase sigma factor, giving the protein MRCTSFNPQVVLNQMEVFEKLFFDYRPVVYKVMGQYYLRDFDYDDWLQEGRISFFHSLSCYEESRGVSFGTFFRNNFENKIKSELRKQGAYKRKAMVEAISLEEKIAKEGPDFLVAHNQNVLLAEEQLLLEEELLSAFCLLSRLEADVLQAYLKGEQVEYYAYQHAMSQQKIYCALERARRKIRKRMKMNW; this is encoded by the coding sequence ATGAGGTGTACATCTTTTAACCCCCAAGTAGTTTTGAACCAGATGGAAGTTTTTGAAAAGCTCTTTTTTGATTATCGCCCGGTCGTCTATAAAGTGATGGGGCAGTATTATCTGCGGGATTTTGATTATGATGATTGGTTGCAAGAAGGTCGGATAAGTTTCTTTCACTCTTTGAGCTGTTATGAGGAGTCTCGAGGTGTTTCTTTTGGCACCTTTTTTAGAAACAACTTTGAAAATAAAATAAAAAGCGAATTGCGAAAACAAGGTGCCTACAAAAGAAAAGCAATGGTGGAAGCTATCTCGTTGGAAGAAAAAATTGCTAAAGAGGGTCCAGACTTTTTGGTTGCCCACAATCAAAATGTACTATTAGCAGAAGAACAGCTATTGTTAGAAGAAGAGCTTCTGTCAGCTTTTTGCTTATTATCAAGGTTGGAAGCGGATGTATTACAGGCTTATTTAAAAGGAGAACAGGTAGAATATTATGCTTATCAACATGCCATGAGTCAGCAAAAAATTTATTGTGCGTTAGAACGTGCCCGCCGAAAAATACGCAAGAGGATGAAAATGAATTGGTGA
- a CDS encoding Veg family protein — protein sequence MIHLKFSEKCDKMASEVNAMPTTLASIKKDLECRIGSEIMLVAQTGRKRQTERKGILTETYPSVFVVDLDPEENSFERVSYSYSDVLTRTVEIEFLGDAI from the coding sequence ATGATACACTTGAAATTTTCAGAAAAATGTGATAAGATGGCAAGCGAGGTGAACGCGATGCCAACAACTTTAGCTTCTATCAAAAAAGATTTAGAATGTCGTATCGGCAGTGAAATCATGCTGGTGGCGCAAACTGGTCGTAAACGTCAAACGGAACGTAAAGGGATTCTAACAGAAACATACCCTTCTGTGTTCGTGGTCGATTTAGATCCAGAAGAAAATTCCTTCGAACGAGTGTCATACAGTTATTCCGATGTTTTAACGCGCACTGTCGAAATCGAATTTTTAGGTGATGCAATATAA
- a CDS encoding GNAT family N-acetyltransferase: protein MEYVVKSFAALTTKEFYQLAKERVAVFVVEQNCPYQEIDEIDEVALHTYFIAEDEQIAAYTRIYEDDDTIHFGRVLVTEKFRGTGLGKQIVAKTIAVIEERFPGKKIVIGAQAYLQDFYASFGFKPISDVYLEDDIPHIDMQLDAF, encoded by the coding sequence ATGGAATATGTGGTAAAAAGTTTCGCAGCATTAACAACTAAAGAATTTTACCAATTAGCAAAAGAACGAGTGGCAGTTTTTGTGGTGGAACAAAATTGTCCCTATCAAGAAATTGACGAAATAGATGAAGTCGCACTGCACACTTATTTTATCGCAGAAGACGAGCAAATTGCGGCGTATACACGCATTTATGAAGATGATGACACGATTCATTTTGGACGTGTTTTGGTAACGGAGAAATTTCGTGGTACAGGGTTAGGCAAACAAATTGTAGCCAAAACAATTGCAGTAATTGAAGAAAGATTTCCGGGTAAAAAAATTGTCATCGGTGCTCAAGCTTACTTACAAGATTTCTACGCCAGCTTTGGTTTTAAACCTATTTCTGATGTTTATCTAGAAGATGATATTCCTCATATTGATATGCAGTTGGATGCTTTTTAA
- the mscL gene encoding large conductance mechanosensitive channel protein MscL: MIKEFKEFLMRGSVLDLAVGVVIGSAFTSIVNQVVEGLITPLIGLIVSLFTKKGDLDSAMNVLDVKINGVKFEFGNVVSAIITFIITGFVLFIIVKFANRAKDLRKKEEVEEEPEITAEDYLKDIRDLLEAQSGPATKKAREDLNNSEY, encoded by the coding sequence ATGATTAAGGAATTTAAAGAGTTTTTAATGCGAGGAAGTGTCTTGGACCTAGCCGTTGGGGTAGTTATCGGGAGTGCTTTTACTAGTATCGTCAATCAAGTGGTTGAAGGACTGATTACACCATTAATTGGATTAATTGTGTCGCTATTTACCAAAAAAGGTGATCTGGATTCCGCAATGAATGTTTTAGACGTTAAAATTAACGGTGTTAAATTCGAATTTGGTAACGTCGTAAGTGCTATTATCACCTTTATCATCACTGGTTTTGTTCTATTCATTATCGTAAAATTTGCCAATCGCGCCAAAGATTTACGCAAAAAAGAAGAAGTGGAAGAAGAACCAGAAATTACAGCTGAAGACTACTTAAAAGATATTCGCGATTTGTTGGAAGCACAAAGTGGACCTGCCACAAAAAAAGCACGGGAAGATTTGAATAATTCAGAATACTAA
- the yfmF gene encoding EF-P 5-aminopentanol modification-associated protein YfmF, whose translation MSIELGNGINLEVMPSKKYKTTRILIRFSARHSEKTAAARTLLTSLLETNSLNYPTQNELSTRLAELYGAGFGVSVAKKGNIHQINVGMSLVNGAYVGEDHLFDDAVAFLQEILFAPNIKAGAFDEKTFVTEKENLIAYLKSMKEDKQTFASLRLQELFFQNSPDQKVPSFGTVPTTEDLTAEKLVAVYQQMMTEDHIDIFVIGDVTPEQVRKSFAQLPFEKTARAKPEIFFTQKHSNIINEQVEYDQVTQAKLNLAYQMETYYGDTDRFALLVFNGLFGGFPHSKLFMNVREKESLAYYASSSFDSFRGMLKVQTGIDQEKRAAVLHLINEQLESLRKGEISTEELAQTKAMLKNQFLLSLDNPQALIENAYLDLWLPQTKVSEEAFLKGIDAVTIEAVKKMALSVELKAIYCLERSAS comes from the coding sequence ATGTCAATTGAATTAGGAAATGGCATCAACCTTGAAGTGATGCCAAGCAAAAAATACAAGACCACGCGGATCTTAATCCGTTTTTCGGCTCGTCACAGTGAGAAAACAGCAGCAGCGCGCACATTATTGACGAGTTTATTGGAAACCAATAGTTTAAACTATCCTACCCAAAATGAGTTAAGTACGCGTTTAGCAGAGCTTTATGGGGCAGGGTTTGGTGTTAGTGTTGCTAAAAAGGGTAATATTCATCAAATCAACGTAGGAATGTCCCTTGTGAATGGAGCATATGTAGGAGAAGATCATCTTTTTGATGATGCGGTAGCCTTTTTACAGGAGATTTTATTTGCCCCTAATATAAAAGCTGGCGCATTCGATGAAAAAACGTTTGTGACGGAAAAAGAAAATTTAATCGCTTATTTGAAGAGTATGAAAGAAGATAAACAGACGTTTGCTTCTTTGCGATTGCAAGAATTATTTTTCCAAAATTCGCCGGATCAAAAAGTTCCAAGTTTTGGTACCGTTCCTACCACGGAAGATTTAACTGCAGAAAAATTAGTAGCAGTTTATCAACAGATGATGACAGAAGATCACATTGATATTTTTGTTATTGGAGATGTTACTCCTGAGCAAGTGCGTAAAAGTTTTGCTCAACTGCCTTTTGAAAAAACAGCGCGCGCAAAACCCGAAATTTTCTTTACCCAAAAGCATAGCAATATTATCAATGAGCAAGTGGAATATGATCAAGTAACACAGGCGAAGTTAAATTTAGCCTATCAAATGGAGACGTATTACGGCGATACTGATCGCTTTGCTCTCTTAGTTTTCAATGGTTTATTTGGTGGTTTTCCTCATTCCAAATTATTTATGAACGTAAGAGAAAAAGAAAGTTTAGCTTATTATGCCTCTTCTTCTTTTGATTCTTTTCGCGGTATGTTAAAGGTGCAAACAGGTATTGATCAAGAAAAAAGAGCGGCTGTTTTGCACTTAATCAATGAGCAGCTAGAAAGTTTGCGTAAAGGGGAAATCTCCACGGAAGAGTTGGCGCAAACTAAAGCGATGTTAAAGAATCAGTTTCTTTTATCTTTAGATAATCCCCAGGCGTTAATTGAAAACGCGTATTTAGACTTGTGGCTGCCTCAAACAAAAGTGTCTGAGGAAGCTTTTCTCAAAGGAATTGACGCAGTAACGATTGAAGCGGTGAAGAAAATGGCTTTATCTGTAGAATTAAAAGCTATTTACTGCTTGGAAAGGAGCGCCTCATAA
- the yfmH gene encoding EF-P 5-aminopentanol modification-associated protein YfmH, protein MMKKVYEKVNETLYSEVLPNGLTVYLLPKPDFHKTYGLFTTDYGSIDNRFIPLGEKEFITVPDGIAHFLEHKMFEKETGDVFQDFGKQGASANAFTSFTKTSYLFSATDNIDLNVATLLDFVQAPYFTAESVNKEKGIIGQEIQMYQDDPNWRQFFGIINNLYPQHPLHIDIAGTVESIAEITAEDLYTCYNTFYHPSNMKLFVVGNIEPESMMTLIKENQASKDFLLPQPIQRAFPAETLTDIKKVDSLEMPVARAKGVLGIKVLTNQLPTDNTELLRFKTAASLLWQLLLGTTSKNYLRLYDEGIIDDTFGYEFNLDRTFCFADFGGDSDKPAELTKAVKEILLNYGEDTEINETNLTLLKKRMLGKFFQSLNSLEYIANQFNQNLFGELTLFDLPEIIQSITLADIYSCGDQMIDEAAMSEFFMYPKGE, encoded by the coding sequence ATAATGAAAAAAGTGTACGAAAAGGTAAACGAAACGTTATATAGCGAAGTTTTACCCAATGGTTTAACGGTGTATTTATTACCTAAACCGGATTTTCATAAAACTTATGGCTTGTTCACAACGGATTATGGTTCAATTGATAATCGCTTTATTCCGCTAGGGGAAAAAGAATTTATTACTGTACCCGATGGAATTGCGCATTTTTTGGAACATAAGATGTTTGAAAAAGAGACAGGAGACGTTTTTCAAGATTTTGGAAAACAAGGAGCTTCTGCCAATGCCTTTACCAGTTTCACTAAAACCAGCTATTTATTTTCTGCCACAGATAATATCGATTTAAATGTAGCAACCTTACTCGATTTTGTTCAAGCACCTTATTTTACCGCTGAAAGTGTTAATAAAGAAAAAGGAATTATCGGCCAAGAAATTCAAATGTATCAAGATGACCCCAATTGGCGCCAATTTTTTGGCATTATTAATAACTTATATCCACAACATCCCTTGCATATTGATATTGCGGGCACAGTAGAAAGTATTGCTGAAATTACAGCAGAAGACCTCTACACGTGCTACAACACTTTCTATCATCCTAGCAATATGAAATTATTTGTGGTAGGCAATATTGAGCCTGAAAGTATGATGACGTTGATTAAAGAGAATCAGGCAAGCAAGGATTTTTTACTGCCGCAACCAATTCAACGAGCATTTCCAGCTGAAACATTGACAGATATCAAAAAAGTTGATTCCTTGGAAATGCCAGTGGCGCGTGCCAAAGGTGTTTTAGGCATCAAAGTATTAACCAATCAATTACCAACAGACAACACAGAATTATTACGTTTCAAAACGGCTGCTAGTTTGTTATGGCAATTACTTTTAGGCACGACATCGAAAAATTATTTGCGCTTATATGATGAAGGAATTATTGATGATACTTTTGGTTATGAGTTCAATTTGGATCGTACTTTTTGCTTTGCTGATTTTGGCGGTGACAGTGATAAGCCAGCTGAACTTACCAAAGCAGTGAAAGAAATTTTGCTCAATTACGGAGAAGATACTGAAATTAATGAAACCAATTTGACATTATTGAAAAAACGAATGCTAGGGAAATTCTTCCAGTCTTTGAATTCCTTAGAATACATTGCCAATCAATTCAATCAAAACTTATTTGGTGAATTAACATTGTTTGATTTACCGGAAATTATTCAATCCATTACTCTAGCGGATATTTATTCTTGCGGTGATCAGATGATAGACGAGGCGGCAATGAGCGAATTTTTCATGTATCCTAAGGGGGAGTAA
- the ymfI gene encoding elongation factor P 5-aminopentanone reductase: MKNALVMGASGDIGEAICRTLAKSGWSLYCHYYRNEEKVLKFVSELKETYPQQDFFMVCLDMLETPDIPSFLADLFQVDGIVFAAGFTKYGLLCEHTQQDMRQLWQIHLETPMLILQGLEEKLRRSSQARVVFVGSVYGLAGSSLETVYSAVKGAQQSFVRAYAKEVAANGCTVNCIAPGAVATKMNEEFSPAELEQLIAEIPLGRLAYTKEIAAAVAFLFQQDAQYITGATIPVTGGWLH, from the coding sequence TTGAAAAATGCGCTTGTAATGGGAGCAAGCGGTGATATTGGTGAAGCCATTTGTCGTACTTTAGCCAAATCTGGCTGGTCTTTATACTGCCACTATTATCGCAATGAAGAAAAAGTATTAAAATTTGTTAGCGAGTTAAAGGAAACCTATCCCCAGCAAGATTTTTTTATGGTATGCTTAGATATGCTAGAAACCCCCGATATTCCGTCATTTTTGGCGGATTTGTTTCAAGTAGACGGCATTGTTTTTGCCGCCGGGTTTACCAAATATGGTCTGCTTTGTGAACATACACAACAAGATATGCGTCAGTTATGGCAGATTCACTTGGAAACGCCCATGTTAATTTTGCAAGGTTTGGAAGAAAAATTACGACGTTCTAGCCAAGCAAGAGTTGTTTTTGTCGGCTCTGTTTATGGTTTGGCGGGCAGTAGTTTAGAAACTGTTTATAGTGCAGTTAAAGGGGCACAACAAAGTTTTGTTCGTGCCTATGCAAAAGAAGTTGCTGCCAATGGCTGTACGGTCAATTGTATTGCGCCTGGAGCTGTTGCAACGAAGATGAACGAAGAATTTTCACCTGCTGAATTAGAACAATTGATAGCAGAAATCCCGTTAGGAAGACTAGCATATACGAAGGAAATCGCGGCAGCTGTAGCCTTTTTATTTCAACAAGATGCCCAATATATTACCGGTGCAACAATTCCTGTGACCGGAGGCTGGCTGCATTAA
- a CDS encoding helix-turn-helix domain-containing protein, with translation MANEATTIGARLRQARLNKNISLDELQQITKIQKRYLEAIESGKLDALPGSFYVRAFVKQYAQAVGEDGDKLVAILDGKASLTPPVPKRAQPETVQGSRKSLHVEEKTGNPIMRLLPVIFFGLVALVIVVIVFYMTWQDRSNQTPMIADNSSVVVNQASTASSSKAAASSTKESETKPAESTKESEKKEKEMAVKLDSNTQSEAVFSLTDAKGPIKLDFAGNANGPCWIGVLVNNGYVYQYTLQAGETQSTTLPEGAANATIVLGASGNLNIKANGKDLNYTDPNIPALRKNITLTINYQTAE, from the coding sequence GTGGCAAATGAAGCAACAACTATCGGTGCAAGATTACGGCAAGCCCGTTTAAATAAAAATATTTCTTTGGATGAACTACAACAAATCACCAAAATTCAAAAACGCTATTTAGAAGCGATTGAAAGCGGAAAATTAGATGCTTTACCCGGTTCTTTTTATGTCCGGGCTTTTGTGAAGCAATATGCACAGGCAGTCGGAGAAGATGGAGATAAATTAGTTGCTATTTTAGATGGCAAAGCTTCGCTTACACCACCTGTGCCTAAGCGCGCACAACCAGAAACAGTACAAGGTTCAAGAAAATCTTTACATGTAGAAGAAAAAACTGGCAATCCCATTATGAGGTTATTACCGGTTATTTTCTTTGGGTTAGTGGCATTGGTTATTGTCGTGATTGTCTTTTACATGACGTGGCAAGATCGCAGCAATCAAACACCAATGATTGCAGATAATTCTTCGGTAGTTGTTAACCAAGCCTCCACAGCAAGTTCAAGTAAAGCGGCAGCATCTTCCACTAAAGAATCCGAGACAAAACCCGCAGAATCTACGAAAGAATCTGAGAAAAAAGAAAAAGAAATGGCAGTAAAACTGGATAGTAACACTCAAAGTGAAGCAGTTTTTAGTTTGACTGATGCCAAAGGTCCAATTAAACTAGATTTTGCCGGCAACGCAAATGGTCCGTGCTGGATTGGTGTCCTAGTTAACAATGGCTACGTTTATCAATATACATTGCAAGCAGGAGAAACGCAGTCAACGACTTTACCAGAAGGTGCAGCTAATGCAACCATTGTTTTAGGCGCAAGTGGCAACTTAAATATCAAAGCTAATGGCAAAGACTTAAATTACACAGATCCGAATATTCCG